A genomic region of Arachis stenosperma cultivar V10309 chromosome 9, arast.V10309.gnm1.PFL2, whole genome shotgun sequence contains the following coding sequences:
- the LOC130950812 gene encoding choline transporter protein 1-like: MRGPLGAVIGRYPSSDGVTQMGAIISHNRKCRDITVLVIFIAFWIAMIVNSSFGFNQGNPLRLTYGVDYKGNVCGDKHSDPNLSKLEVRYWQNPNQVYQSGLKDSQFKLVDARTICLSECPIPSDDSLNWVCDYPDGDIRLSMKDWINRNYDYFEFLTPEMRNSSLQLQGPCYPVIFPSVNVYWSCQFIARPSNTSLKHWQQMGGVSINENIVIDKSIHKSINSRSAVLKRYMADMGKAWPVLIVCGGILPLFLSVIWLMLIRHFVAAMPWITVVLFNVLIISVTMFYYLKAGWIGNDAISPIIGEHDTYTNVFGRELTHLRAIAILMTFIMAVAILTSIAIVRRILMATSVLKVAAKVIGEVQALIIFPIVPYAILAVFYMFWISAALHLFSSGQIVQNNCNANCCTYDLVAKRVNCDRCCGYSIHYTPHIGVAILFHLFGCYWVTQFFTACSSTVIAGSIASYYWARGETSQEIPFLTVFSSMKRLMRYSLGSVALGSLIVSFVESIRFLLESIRRKIKVSDHWPDNWIGKAAYQSSRCFLRCIEWTIKSVNRNAYIMIAITGKSFFSASSIATELIMNNILKIGRLNVIGDVILFLGKLCVSLASALFAFLMLDTHKYSSAHNKISSPLLPVVVCWALGYIVATLFFAVVEMSIETIVLSFCQDSEEHQGLAQYAPPLLIETLGDHNEVQRLTQGPQ, from the exons atgagggGTCCTTTGGGTGCAGTAATAGGAAGATACCCATCAAGTGATGGAGTCACTCAAATGGGAGCAATCATTAGCCACAATAGGAAATGCAGAGACATAACTGTTCTTGTCATCTTCATTGCATTTTGGATAGCAATGATtgttaactccagctttggtttCAACCAAGGGAACCCCCTCAG GCTTACTTATGGAGTGGATTACAAAGGCAATGTGTGTGGGGACAAGCATTCAGATCCTAACCTTAGTAAGTTGGAGGTTAGATATTGGCAAAATCCTAATCAGGTTTATCAGAGTGGATTGAAGGATAGCCAATTTAAGCTGGTTGATGCACGCACTATATGCTTGTCTGAGTGCCCTATACCTTCTGATGATTCTCTAAATTGGGTGTGTGATTATCCTGATGGAGATATTCGTCTTTCCATGAAAGACTGGATTAATAGGAACTATGATTACTTTGAGTTTCTTACACCTGAAATGAGAAACTCCTCTCTTCAACTTCAAGGTCCATGCTATCCTGTCATATTTCCTAGTGTAAATG TTTACTGGAGTTGCCAGTTTATTGCTCGACCGTCAAATACTTCTTTGAAGCATTGGCAGCAGATGGGTGGAGTCAGCATAAATGAAAACATTGTTATTGATAAATCAATTCACAAATCCATTAATTCTCGGTCAGCTGTCTTGAAG AGATACATGGCTGATATGGGGAAGGCATGGCCTGTGCTGATTGTTTGTGGAGGAATTTTGCCTCTTTTTCTGTCTGTGATTTGGCTGATGTTGATTCGGCATTTTGTTGCTGCAATGCCATGGATTACAGTGGTTCTCTTTAATGTTCTAATAATATCAGTCACAATGTTCTATTACCTTAAAG CTGGATGGATTGGAAATGATGCTATTTCTCCTATCATTGGTGAGCATGACACTTATACTAACGTATTTGGGAGG GAACTAACTCATCTACGTGCTATCGCTATACTTATGACCTTTATCATGGCTGTTGCAATTCTTACATCAATTGCTATTGTCCGACGCATCCTTATGGCAACATCTGTCCTGAAG GTTGCTGCAAAAGTCATTGGAGAAGTTCAAGCTCTCATTATTTTCCCAATTGTACCATATGCTATCCTGGCAGTGTTTTACATGTTTTGGATTTCAGCTGCTCTACATTTGTTCAGCTCTGGCCAGATTGTTCAGAATAACTGCAACGCTAACTGCTGCACATATGATCTTGTGGCTAAACGGGTGAACTGTGATCGCTGTTGTGGATATAGCATTCATTATACACCACATATTGGAGTTGCAATCCTTTTTCACCTATTTGGGTGTTATTGGGTTACACAATTTTTCACAGCATGTTCCTCTACAGTAATTGCTGGATCTATTGCCTCTTATTACTGGGCCCGAGGTGAAACATCT CAAGAAATTCCATTTCTTACAGTCTTTTCCTCCATGAAGAGGCTTATGCGTTACAGTCTTGGGTCTGTCGCCCTTGGCTCTCTGATTGTGTCATTTGTAGAATCAATCCGATTTCTGCTTGAATCCATTCGTCGCAAAATAAAAGTCTCTGATCATTGGCCTGACAACTGGATAGGGAAGGCTGCATACCAATCTTCTAGATGTTTTCTCAGGTGTATTGAGTGGACCATCAAATCAGTAAACCGAAATGCTTACATCATG ATTGCTATTACAGGAAAAAGCTTCTTTAGTGCTTCATCTATTGCAACAGAGTTGATCATGAATAACATCCTAAAGATCGGGCGTCTTAACGTGATTGGAGATGTTATCTTGTTCCTTGGAAAACTATGTGTCAGCCTTGCAAGTGCTCTATTTGCATTCCTCATGTTGGATACACACAAGTACAGCTCTGCTCATAACAAGATATCATCTCCACTCTTGCCTGTTGTG GTATGCTGGGCTCTTGGGTACATTGTTGCAACTCTTTTTTTCGCAGTTGTGGAGATGTCAATTGAAACAATTGTTCTCTCATTCTGCCAAGATTCTGAAGAGCACCAAGGGCTAGCCCAGTATGCTCCACCCCTTCTCATTGAAACTCTTGGTGACCACAATGAGGTGCAGAGACTCACACAAGGACCACAGTGA